The genomic interval ACAGGCCCCTGAGGGCCAGAATTGCTACAAGGCGGCAATGGCAGAGCGTACCCTGAGCCCGTCGGCTTATGCCGACCTGGTTGACCTCGGGCGTCGGTTATATGCCCGCGCGCTGGTGCGCCGCGAGCAGGAACCTATCACCGATCCGCGCGGCCAGCCCATCGGTTGGCTGCTGGACACCCGGATTCCGATGCTGGAAGGAAATACCTTTCGGGAAGTTGGTTGTGTGCTGGCCGAGCGGATACGTGCCCGCGGGCTGCGGCAGATCGCTGGCTTTGGGTTTGGTGCCTACGCCCTGGTTTGCGCTGTTCTCTCGGCCCCGCCGCCGCCCGGGGCCCCGGAGCTGCGCGGTGGATTCGTCCGCGAGCAGCGCAAGCCCTACGGCCGCCATCGGCTGGTTGAGGGCCCCCTGCGCCGCGAAGAGCCCGTGGTGCTGGTAGACGACATCCTCAACAGTGGTCGAAGTGCAGCCCGCGCTATAGCACTGCTACGAAGCGACGGCTTTCAGGTGGATGGCGTATTGACGCTGTTCAATTTTACCTGGAGCAATGGCCGCGCACGCCTGGAAGCCGAAGGGCTCTGGGTCGATTCCCTGTTGGATCTAAACCTGCGGGATGGACCTCGAAGTGCATCGGACTCCCTGTAGGTTCGATGCGCGTCTGTGCTGGAGACTACCATGAAACTGTTTGGAGCACGTAGTTCATCTTCGGCCACCACCTCTCCGCTTCCTCCGGCGCAAGGAGACGGCGCGCCCGCGCCGTCTGCAGCGGAGACCGATATGG from Rhodothermus sp. carries:
- a CDS encoding orotate phosphoribosyltransferase gives rise to the protein MAERTLSPSAYADLVDLGRRLYARALVRREQEPITDPRGQPIGWLLDTRIPMLEGNTFREVGCVLAERIRARGLRQIAGFGFGAYALVCAVLSAPPPPGAPELRGGFVREQRKPYGRHRLVEGPLRREEPVVLVDDILNSGRSAARAIALLRSDGFQVDGVLTLFNFTWSNGRARLEAEGLWVDSLLDLNLRDGPRSASDSL